The following nucleotide sequence is from Aedes aegypti strain LVP_AGWG chromosome 3, AaegL5.0 Primary Assembly, whole genome shotgun sequence.
aacgtttgggatattccaggccagggttgcgatggatcttcttcgtgaacaatgatcgacgcatcttcgcgatccaacattcgccaaaattcatttttcatttttgcgtcacgaagagcatcgcaaaaagcgaacggatgcaacgtcgaagaagcaaaatgaacacaccgataagtggttcgcgaagcctctcccctcgtaggattcatttatccacgtgCTGTTCATTCTcatgattcattgcaaggttgcttcttctcgtaaagtcaaacaaacactccacgctaagccagctccacgcagcgcatgtgttaaaactacacataatgaggcaaccaatgcagaactggctgactgagtgaaaattctgagtaGGTCGCACTAATTCTGTAAGTTGCCGACGTTTTCGCCTTCGGCTGTCCGAGATCGATGGAAAGggaactgtcaatgatatcccgcgtggtagcaaacagttggccgttggtaagatggggagttttctgagatgttttctagcgaaaagccggaaggtggtcgcaaatgcgaaagttttttccccatttgcttccgattcggctattcaaatgaaaaaatctctgaaaatctttaaaattggaatgttttttttaatgttttcagaagcaaaacaaaaatggaaacgaattccgcattcctcctctgtgcgcaattcactcattcagttatatttaccaccgtttgcacaaaactgtgtacagcccctttgcacagaatctgtgctgcacgaaaagaggccaattttgtgcgctcggcactcatttttgagcggagcaagtttagcgtgatggTTGCAAGCCcacatgaagatgatcgaaatgaatatttttctgttcttcgcgaagagcaggcggcgtggatcgtaccgttcacattaccaagcgatggaaaatcacccgatgatagcgtcgggagaaacagcgatccgaaaatgaaacacgaacgaatgaagcgcccgaacggttgtttgtgtttattcgcagattctgttttgatgcctacgaaaattcatcgtgcctcgcgtttccgatcgttgttcagcaacattgttccaggccctccaaattaccctggagttcagaacttcaggtctacacttgttccagtagttattctcgctaaactgagtgaagttatataatctacaatgtttactgaaccttgtcacggatcaaaaggctacttcaagaaacgtttgaggtattccaggccctccaaattaccctgaaaatctgaatttcatgtctacatttattccagtagtatttcttgctaaactgggtgaaattatataatctaccatgttcactgaactgtCGCACGTATCAttaggatgttttaaagaacgtttggagtattccgggccctccaaattaccctggagttcagaactgcagggctacacttattcctgaaatttacctcgctaaactgagtgaatttataaaatctttcctgttcactaaaccttctcatgcatcaataggctgtttcaaggaacgtttgggatattataggtgctccaaattaccctggagttcagaatatcaggtctacacttattccagtattttttgttgctaaactgagtaaagatatataacttaccaagtttactgaaccttgtcacggatcaataggctaattcaaggaacgtttggggtattctaggccctccaaattaccctagtgttcgtaacttcaggtttacatttgtttcaatgatttatctcactaaactgagtgaagttatataatctaacatgctcactaaatcatctcatggatcaataagctctttcaaggaacgtttgggatattccaggccctccaaattaccctggagttcagaacttcaggtctgcacttgttcaagtaatttatctcgctaaactgagtgaagttataaaatctaacatgttcactgaattttctcacggatcaatgagctgtttcaaggaacgtttggggtattccgggccacccagattaccccggagttcagaaattcagatctacaattgttctagtaatttttcttactaaacgatgaagttatttaatgttcactgagctttctcacgaatcaaaaagatatttcaaggaacgtttggagtattccaggcccttcaaattaccctggagttcagaactacaggtcttcccttgttccagtaatttttctttctaaactgagtgaagttatataatctactatgttgactgaaccttctcatggatcaatatgctgtttcaaggaacgattgaggtattgcagatccttcaaaatttccccaggacttcagaacttcaggtctactattttccagtaatatttccttctaaactgagtgaagttatataatctaccatgttcactgaaccttctcacagaccaattggctatttcaagaaacgttggtgatattccaggctctccaatttaccctggagttcagaatttcaggtctacccttgttccagtaacttttctcgctaaaatgatcaaagttttccctttggggccggcacggtcatttatgaccgtagtcggaaaatggctgtataaaaagaaccaatgaataaaatttactgtcttcggaaaagtccttgcaaatatacttccctgtcagggaaaaattttaggtgtatgccttaatgtcctacttggcaacctagaacatcctgaacatgcagaagtctgacaaatagaataattagtataaaagtagcttaaaatgccttttgtaaatacaattgatgttcgtacttggtaatacatacctattatgtcaagaaaaacgctgcttcacatgccttttcatgtcaTGGCAAAGAGTTTACCAAGTACTTAACTgacaataaggcaatccatgagacagctgtgatcagctatttgttttgtttaccatgaatttttgacaatcatcgcttggggaacaaaggagattggtaagcactgatgacgcttaacgaaatttcggtaagtttagtgttcactgtgcttgcactttgagctgtcaacccaatcgcgaagtgtcctcatggatagtcttatagtccacactgccatctgttgcaagAACCGCGCGAAGCACTGTCTGCTAGATGGATTTTTAGTTGACGTTTGCCTAACACGCACACTACTATACGAATTGACTTACAGGCATTGTTCGCATCATTCAGCAACTTGTACACTATCAAAAGTCAAAGCGGTCGAACACTAGCGCCTCTGGTGGAACGATCGCGTCGGTCAAGttcaaattcatcgttaaacgcatgtaccatgagcttctcaatagtgttacgtctgtgacagtacagtagtgacgcctatacacggatagtcgtgttgcacgattgcaaaaaagaagtagagctcgagatttgtatgacgattaccggatcttttcgtaaaggaaagagtcttgacttccttgggcacagagtatgggcgcatgcctgccacacgatatacccatgcaaaaaggtcattagctgagaaagatctcaggtaataaatgtggaagtgctaaactaacactaagctgagaagccagcttcctcccagtgggaacgatatgccaaaaaaaaagaagaagattcgtcgacaaacacatatattcaaaacgtgtttctactcgtttacgcatttagactctactgagGGTTttacaaattgttctcaaacaaaaggtgaaaagcaggggggttgaaaatagtatatttttacgtgacatactttatggatgcttcccaatagatgtcgctaattttgactggaaactttgtcgaatacaccatgtttcggaagtgcttcgtgtcggggttattaatttattaccactaaatcctgactctaatcgcgttgtagatcttatgtactgaacatcccgacaagttagataatctagaacattcgaaatgatctgataatatttgctgaacactcagaaggttcagaatatacggtagattacagttcatcaccttgtatgatgaacaaggttgttatcacaagcatagacttcaagttatgaactcaagagcagtttggaagacctagcacctcccaaaaaaaatatttgtcatgatttcttgttatgtttagcattttgagcaccaaaactattgaaaggcgttcaaaaaactgtataatagttcttggaaaaaatcaggccccaaagggttaacgacgctgccgaaagcattgtcggatatgtggaacggagctcaagaaacgattggttcgacgaggagtgccaggaggttttagaggagaagaatgcagcgcgggctgcaatacTGCGGTATTGTatgcggcaaaacgtggaaaaatacagactgaagcggaaacagcaaacccgcctattccgggacaaaaagcgccgcctggaagaggtggaataccaagagatggagttgctgtaacgttctcaagaaacgcggaagttctatcagaagctcaacacatcccgcaaaggtttcgtgccgcgagctgagatgtgccgggataaggatgggagcatcttgacggaaggacgcgaggtgatcgaaatgtGGAAGtggcactacgatgaacacctgaatggcgcagagaacacaggcacagaaggtcaggataACGAAGGCAATGGCTACgttagcacagcggacagcggaaaccaaccagcttccacgatgggggaagttaaggatgccattcaacagctcaagaacaacaaggccgctggttgTTTTTGttatctaagtcagaaatttccagtCCATATACCGtcaaacgcctagaggtatgcaacgccctataaatgttggGTGATTCACTCAATGttattcgatttatactccattatcaaagttaccccaaaacgtTAAACCGACttccgattatatgaaaaaatttatatccattcaaaataaatcttttgacaatctatcaagtgcaatcgatagctaggctgcgagtacttgtttaaaaaatataaattatacttctttgaaacagcatgcatacattttcaagttttcttcgaaaaaactatcaaagttaccctgtTTTACGGTACCCGTTAATCATTACCGCtctaacttttccaaatcataAAAAAGTACCTTTTTAATCACGAAATCATTACAAACTTCGTTGATTGGTATTCTCTTTAGGATATGCAAATtcatttctgtagaaaattaaGCACATAAATCTCCATACAAACTGGTAAACTTGCAATAGACTGACAAAAGATTGATCTTAAATTAAGTGAATTGCGGTATTTTGACACTTGAACCAAAAACTTGTTTAACTGTGTAGTTGATGTTGaaactaaataaaaaataataacaatataaatattttttttaattctattcAGCTTTTACTATGTCTCCAATTGACTCTAAGTAGTTTACACTTCTCGGATCAACATCCTGGTATACTTCATTCCGTCATATTGGTTGTAGCCATACCAATAAATAGATCGCCATTCACCTCTAACACCGAAAATTCCGTTGAGATCACTGAAAAGAAACAAAGCCATATACTTCAACTAAACGTAATCTATATCGAGATTCAACTTACGCATTTCCACACCAATCGAACCACCAAGCTCCCGCCCTGCTAACAGCGCAATTCAGATTTACGGCTCCATCATTGTCGCTATCTTTGGTGGTGAACTTTTTGCCCCGGTTGTATATCATGGAATCGCCAGCAGTTCCGCTGTACGTTCCCAATCTGTCCAGTGAATATTTCTGCGGTTCACTTCCAATTTCAAATCCATCGTACCGCGCATAGACATAGTTGTTGTTGTAGTCCTTCAGCTCTACAATCAGTTCAACGTTTCTATTGCTGGTAAGTCGATGCAGCTTCTCCAAACCAAGCCAGAATTCGCCTCCGAGTGATCCAAATCCGTTTTTGTACTCGCTCCAGGTGCGTTGGAAATCCACAGAACCATCGAATCGATGCTGAACCACAAGCCAACCTCCGCCGAACTTTTCCTGTTCACAGTATCCCACCATGACTTCATCGGTACCGAAGGGTTTCAGTTGATACTGACCGTTCGTCTTGCTCGGTGTATTCTTGCACGATGTTACAACCGCAGGTTCTTCCGGCTTGGAACAGCTTACTTGCTGCTGGCAGAATTTGCTGCGATTGGTTTATCAGAACAACCAAGTTCTGGTTTGTGCTCTGCTCTATTCTGCTCAGTGTCGACGAGAATTCATTGCGatggttctccagattctgCAGGAGACGGTCCAACTGATCTTTGGTCGTTTTGTGTTGAGCTTCCAGTTTGTCGGAACGATCGTTGATGTTCGTCATGGTTTTGACAAACTTGTCGTTCATGTTAGATTCCATTTTGGTGAGTGTTGAGGCGAATGAGCTCTGGCTTGCTGCAAGGTCGTCCTGCTTTTGAGTCAGACGATCAAATCTCACATTCGCTTGTCGAAGCCATCGTTTACTTTGGACACCAGTACGTTGAAGTTTTGAGTCATGTCTTGCTTCAAGCTGGTCAATTTGGATGATAGCTCTACGCGACTGTTTTCCTGGTTCTTGGCGAGATCTCCAATTTGCTCGTTTGTTTTATCAAAAGACTCAGTTATGTTCGTCAGTGTCATCGCGAATTGCTCACTGACATTGTTCTGCAATTTTAACAGCCTATATGCGAGTGAATCATGGCCTGTAGCAAGATCAGCTTGATTTTTGCGCAAGAACATCGAATCGCTTGTCTGTATGTTCGAAGCCCTCATTCATGTCAATCGTCATCTGGTTGAAGTTTCGATTGATATCTTGTTGCACTACGGTCAATTTAGAAGACAGTTCTGCACTGCTCTTCTCTAGATCTTCTGCGAGATATTCAATCAGCCAATTGGTTTTATCAAAAGAATCAGTCATGTTAGCCAGTGTCATGGCGAACTGTTCACTAACATTCTGTTCCATTTAGCCATTGTAGAGGCAAGTACTTCATGGCCTGTAGCAAGATCAGCTTGTTGTTGCGTAAGAACATCGAATCGCTTGTCAGTATTCACAAAGCCTTCGTTCATACCGGTTATCATTGTGTTGAAGTTATGACTCATGTCTTGCTGAACATTGGATAGTTTCAACATCAGCTCCAATCTATTAGTTTCCTGATTCTGCACAATTTCTCCTAACTTCTCTTCCGTTCTATCGAAATGGTGACCTATGTTTGCCATAGCCGTCACAAATTTCTCACTAACAACTTGCTCCGCTTCATTCAACCTAGATGCTATTGCTGCATGATCTTCAGCAACATCACTGATCAACACGTTCAGTTGTTTGGTTACATCTCCTTCAACATCGGCTAACATCGCTTTGAACTCCTCGCGGATACTTTCCTGGTTCTGCATGAGCTTCTCATGTTGTTCCTCCATCTTGGCCAAAAGCTGATCATCGCCTTGTACCAGACCATTTTGATATTCCATAAGCGTTTCCAGCTGCTCGAGGGTCTTCTTGAGCTGCCCTTCCGTTTCCTCAAGACGTTCTTTGATGTTGATTTCGCCCATCAAAACCCGATACAGTATGTTATCCAATTTCTGAATGACAACGTCATAGCTATCTGTAGCCGATTGAGCCATTGAACTCCACAAAAGCAGAACCACGCAAAGCGTGAGGCGAATTTTGCCAAACATTCTCGATTGGAACGAGATCTACCTGCCAACTGACGACCTTGTCGAGGGTAGTTGTGGTTTTATATGTCCCCTAGGGTATTTCGTTTTTAAGATAGAAGCTCTGTTATCTTCAAGAAATGTTGTTACGTTTCTTGGCGAAACTTGTGTATTGGAATCAATCAtaagaaagaagaaaaactaaacatgcactatggtccaggaatcagttttacgcggaaagatgcattttgagctttagaatgaaaaattagacaaaaacggtcttctacaaagttgtttgtattagttaagcctttgtttgatgttattgaaaattagggtggaccacattttcatagaaattgtgtaactaactttctaaattgtagaaattatattatacatgcttcagcaaagttgtagaccatttaatttcaagcaactttgccgaaaaaagtttttttgtatctcttaaattgaccgatttagaggttttttcctacggtgacatagggtggtccgaacaaaactggttttctggctctagagttttcaaattcaaatttctcatcaaagtagtctatgaaacacttttagagctttgaaaaaatgcGCATTTGATGAGTGaaaaaactcgctatctccttccgtttaggagttattgttgtttttctctcaaaaacatgcctactttgattgtgaatatctctgattggggcaaacataaaaaatatcttttgacggcattcaaaagacaaaataaaattgtatattgtatcaaaaaattacagatgtgttatttttgtaaatctaataaaacgtcttgaaagttaaatatttttcatcacaaaaactttaataacttttgaactaaaatagatatcaacaatatttttgcatgaaaatttacgttttgttaagttctaaaagtcgttcatatacgttttgttgtttgtattagttaagccttttgtttgatgttattgaaaattagggtggaccacattttcatagaaattgtgtaactaactttctaaattgtagaaattatattatacatgcttcagcaaaagttgtagaccatttaatttcaagcaactttgccgaaaaaagtttttttgtatctcttaaattgaccgatttagaggttttttcctacggtgacatagggtggtccgaacaaaactggttttcctggctctagagttttcaattcaaatttctcatcaaagtagtctatgaaacacttttagagctttgaaaaatgcgcaATTTGATGAGTGaaaaaactcgctatctccttccgtttaggagttattgttgtttttctctcaaaaacatgcctactttgattgtgaatatctctgattggggcaaacataaaaatatcttttgacggcattcaaaagacaaaataaaattgtatattgtatcaaaaaaattacagatgtgttatttttgtaaatctaataaaacgtcttgaaagttaaatatttttcatcacaaaactttaataacttttgaactaaaatagatatcaacaatatttttgcatgaaaatttacgttttgttaagttctaaaagtcgttcatatacgttttgttgtttgtattagttaagccttttgtttgatgttattgaaattagggtggaccacattttcatagaaattgtgtaacaaCTTTCTaaattgtagaaattatattatacatgctccagcaaagttgtagacccatttaatttcaagcaactttgccgaaaaaagtttttttgtatctcttaaattgaccgatttagaggttttttcctacggtgacatagggtggtccgaacaaaactggttttctggctctagagttttcaattcaaatttctcatcaaagtagtctatgaaacacttttagagctttgaaaaaatgcGCAATTTGATGAGTGaaaaaactcgctatctccttccgtttaggagttattgttgtttttctctcaaaaacatgcctactttgattgtgaatatctctgattggggcaaacataaaaaatatcttttgacggcattcaaaagacaaaaataaaattgtatattgtatcaaaaaattacagatgtgttattttgtaaatctaataaaacgtcttgaaagttaaatattttcatcacaaaaactttaataacttttgaactaaaatagatatcaacaatatttttgcatgaaaatttacgttttgttaagttctaaaagtcgttcatatacgactttgacgagaaaataatattaaaaaaaactagagttgaaaaacttatttttgttggaccaccctgcgatgattaggaaaaaatgctctagattggtcaaattttgagctacagaaaaactttttttggcaaagttgatcaaaatttcaagttctaccgctttgtctaagagcatataccagtatttttgcaaataagaaagttgattatatgatatgggTGATATAGTGGActaccctagtttcaaatgacacagtatgtaagcttacatttttagaaacaatttttgttagaagatcatttttgtctgaaatttcattttcatgcccaaaatgcaaaataataaagaaatacatactatgaaaatcttcaaaatagttttagagccctatctttcttatttcggatttctcgtcaaagcggtctatgaacgactttaagaacttaacaaaatgcaaattttcatacaaaaatattgatgatatctattttggttcaaaagttattaaagttttttctgcttaaaatcctttgtttttcaaggcattttattagagttacaaaaaataacacatctgtaattttttgatacaatatacaatttttattttttcttttgaatgccgtcaaaagatatttttttatgtttgtcccaatcagagatattcacaatcaaagtaggcatgtttttgagagaaaacaacaataactcctaaacggaaggagatagcgagtttcttcactcaccaaattacgcatttttcaaagctccaaaagtgtttcatagactactttgatgagaaatttgaattgaaaactctagagccagaaaaccagttttgttcggaccaccctatgtcaccgtaggaaaaaagctctaaatcggtcaatttaagagatacaaaaaaacttttttcagcaaagttgcttgaaattgaatggtctacaactttgctgaagcatgtataatataatttcttcaaataagaaagttagttacacaatttctatgaaaatgtggtc
It contains:
- the LOC110678182 gene encoding angiopoietin-related protein 1-like; this encodes MESNMNDKFVKTMTNINDRSDKLEAQHKTTKDQLDRLLQNLENHRNEFSKFCQQQVSCSKPEEPAVVTSCKNTPSKTNGQYQLKPFGTDEVMVGYCEQEKFGGGWLVVQHRFDGSVDFQRTWSEYKNGFGSLGGEFWLGLEKLHRLTSNRNVELIVELKDYNNNYVYARYDGFEIGSEPQKYSLDRLGTYSGTAGDSMIYNRGKKFTTKDSDNDGAVNLNCAVSRAGAWWFDWCGNADLNGIFGVRGEWRSIYWYGYNQYDGMKYTRMLIREV